The window TCTCGGTGCGACCGGCTGCGGCTTCCTGAAGCAGGAACAGGAAGAAGCCGAAAAAAAAGCGTTTGGTGCGGCCTGCGCGAAGGACGCGGACTGCGCGTCGCAGAAGTGCGCGGCCACGGGCAGCATCTGCACCAAGAGCTGCACGTACGACAAGGACTGCGGCGACGGGCTCGTTTGTCGGTCGAAGGACGGCGCATCGGATCGCGAGTGCAGCAAGCCCGCGGGCTCGAAGGTCGGCACGAGCTGCGCGGCCGCGAGCGAGTGTGATCACGGCTATTGCCTGAAGAAGGCCGACGCGCCGAACGAGCCGGGGTTCTGCTCGGCGACCTGCCAGGGCCCCGGCGAGTGCCCCGACGGCCACAAGCTCTGCGACACGCTCACGGCCAGCGACACGACGAAGCTCTGCCTCCTCGGCGACGACCGGATCCCGATCGGAGAGCGGCCGCAGTTCACGGCGCCGCCGACGACGACCGCGAAGGCCCCCGCGACGGCGACCGCGACCGCCACGACGTCCGCGACCGCGGCGCCCACGGCGACGGCGACGACGGCGCCCACGGCGGCGCCCACGGCAGCGCCCACGGCCGAGCCCACCGCGACGCCTTCGGCGACGACCACGGGGCGACCGAAGATCAAGCTCGACCTCGGGAAAACGAAAAAGTGACGTTCGGAGCGCCGGGCGCTCGTGTCCGGCGCGCGGGAGTTCCGGGGCGCGCGGGGGTCGGGTAGTATCGAAGCGCGCGCGGCCTCGCGAGGCCGCGGGCACGGGGAGCAGAGGTCGATGAACAAGTCTCAGCGAAGGTCGCGTCCCGCGGCGCGCGTGGCGATGATGGCCGGTGCCGCGGCGATCGCGCTCTTGTCGCGAGGTGACGCGTTCGCGCAGTCGAAGGAGGAGCTCGACAAAGCGCGCGCGCTCTTCCGCGAGGGGCTCGCGCTCAGCGCGGCGAACAACTGCGCCGGCGCCCTCGTGAAGTTCAAGGCCGTCGCCTCCGTGAAGATGACCCCGCAGGTCGCCTTCAACATCGCCGAGTGCGAGGAGAAGCTCGGCAAGCTGCTCTCGGCGCTCGGGAACTACAGGCTCGCGGCGAGCGCGGCCGCGGGCGACAAGAAGGCCGCGGACGTCGCGGCGGCGTCCGGGCCGAGGATCACCGCGATCGAGGAGCGCCTGCCGAAGCTCACGATCGCGCGCGGCAAGGGCGCGGAGGCGGCCATCATCGAGCTCGACGGCACCGAGCTCGGCGCCACGCAGATCGGCGTGGAGATGCCCGTCGATCCCGGCCCGCACTACATCGTGGCGAAGCTCGGCAACCGCGAGATCTGGAAGGACTCGATCAACATCCCCGAGCGCGATACGAAGACCGTGGAGGTCGCGGTCGAGGACGAGCCCGCGACGACGGACGGAGAGCCGAAGGACGACAAGCCTCCGCCGCCTCCACCGCCGCCGCCGCCGCCCCCGAGCGGGCCGAGCATCCCGGGGATCGTGCTCACGGGCGTCGGGGTCGTGGGGATCGGCGCGGGGCTCGGGCTCTTCTTCGGGCCTCGGCAGTCGACGATCGACGAGCTCGAGGATCTCTGCGGCGGCGACACGTCGTGCCCGCCGTCGGCCAAGGAGACCGCGGATCGAGGGCGCATGTTCACGGGGATCGCGCAGGCCGCGGTGGGCGTCGGGGCCGCGAGCTTGATCACGGGCGTGATCCTTCTCGCGACGAGCGGCTCGAAAAAATCTTCTTCGTCGGCGCAAACGGCTTCGGCGGAGGCCGAACGAGGCGCGCGGTTCATCGGCGCCGCGCCCGGCGCGACGCTCGGCGGCGTGAGCCTCGTGGGGAGGTTCTGATGGCACCGCGAACAGGTTCGTCCGTGCGTCTCGCTTCGTGGCTCGTGCTCGCGGGGCTCGGCGTCGCCGGGATGCCGGCCGCGTGCCTCTATCCGGAGTACACGTTCGACGAGCCCGAGCCCTCGGGCAGCGCGAGCGGCCCCGGCGGGCAGGGCGGTCAAGGCGGCCAGGGCGGACAAGGTCCGGGAGGACAGGGGCCGGGAGGGCAAGGCGGCCAGGGCGGGCAGGGGGGTTCGCCCGGCGGCGAGTCGTGCCTCAACGGCATCGACGATGACGGTGATTCGCTCGTCGATTGCGCGGACGACGATTGCACCGCGGGGTACGTGTGTGTCCCGTCCGTGCCTTTTGGCTGGAGCGGCTTCGCTGCGCTCTACGAGGGGCTGCCCGCGCAGGCGCCCGCGTGCCCGAGCGCGTTCCCCTCGATCACGCCCTTCGAGGGCAAGAACACGCTCACCACGCCGACCCACACCTGCTCGGCGTGCTCGTGCGGCGCGCCGACGGGACAGACGTGTGATTTGCCGGATGAGATCACCATCCAGAACAAGGCCTGCGGCACGACGCCGACGGTCACGGGCAAGCTCACCGTTCCCACGAACTGGAACGGCGCGTGCCACGGCCCCGACGGTTATCAGGCAGGACAAACCTGCGACAACGGACCGTGTAACGTCTCCGTCACGAGCGCGAAGCCCACGGTGACGGGTGGGATGTGCGCGCCGAGCGGCGGAGCGCCGACGCTCCCGCCGGTCGCGTGGGCCATCCAGGGGAAAGCGTGCGGTGATGCGTCCCTCGGCGGCGGGTGTGGCATGGGCATGGTGTGCCAGCCCAAGACGCAGCAGCCCTTCCTGCCGGGCCTGTGTGTCTACAAGGGCGGTGACAACACCTGCCCCGCGGGCGACTTCACCGAGAAGCACCTGTTCTTCGAAGACGCGGACGACGCGCGTACGTGCAGCCCGTGCACGTGCGGCGCGCCGAGCGGGTCGACGTGCGACGCGACCCTCACGATCTACGGCGATCAGTTGTTGAACACGTGCAACACGCTGATCACGACGTTCACCGCGGGGAACTGCGCCAATGTGTCGGGCAACCCTTCGCTCGTCGGTCGCCAGGCCACGACCACGGCGCCCACCGGCGGCGCCTGCGCCGTCTCGGGGGGCGGCCAGCCGACGGGCGCGATCACGCCCTCGAACGCCACCACGTTCTGCTGCATCGCCCCCTGATCGACCGGTTCGAATGAACGAAGCCGGATCCGAGCGTGTTTGGCGCTTCGGATCCGGCCTTCGTGTGCCCGGCCTTCTCGCGAGCGAGCCGCTTACTTCTTCTTCGGCGCGGGCGCGGCCGGCTTGCCTGCCGCGGCCGGCTTGCCCGTCGCGGGCGGCGGCTTGGCCCCCGCGTCGCCACCCTGGCCGCTGTTGTACATCTGGATCGCGCGATCCGTGATCTCCAGGTCGGCGCGCATGTACGGGACGCTCGCCTTCTCCAGGATGATCTCGTAGCCGTCCTGCGCCGCGATCCGACGGACGATGCCGATGATGCGCTGGTAGATCGGCGTCGTCATCTCCGTCTCCTTGCGCTGCATCTCGCGCTGGTACTCCATCGCGATCGCCTGGAGCTCGGCCGCCTGCTTCTGCAGCGTCTCGAAGCGCCGCTGGAGCTGCTCCTGCGGCACCTTCTTGTTCTGCGCGTCCTTCTCCAGCGACTCCTTCTCCACCTGGAGCTTCTGCTGCTTCGCGTCGAGCTCGACCTGCCGGCTGTCGAAGAGCTTCTTCAGCGTGGCCTGGACGCGCAAGCCCTCCTCGGTCTCCAGCATCGCGCGACGCACGTCGATCACGGCGATCTTCGACTGCGCCGCGGCCGCCCCTTCCGCCGCGAGAAACCCAGACGCGCCCGCGACGAGCGCCGCCGCGAGCACCGGGGCCCTGAGCCCGGAGAGCCAAGACGAACGCCGGGTGCCCACGAATCCAGTACGATCTGCACGCATCACCCCGGGGGACTAACCCCGAAGCCGCGTCGATGCAACGTTTTCTTGCGTGCTACCGAACGACGCCGCCGCGTTCGAGCGGAGCTCGCGACACGGGCGAATCAGGTGCCCGGCTGAAAATATCGGCCCCGCCGGTGGTAGGCATACTGGACGATCCGATAGACCTCTTCGTTCCGGCGGACGAAGGCCTCGCGATGATGCGGCATGCGGATCGTGCGGACGCGCTCCGTGAGCGCCGTGAACGCGGCGTCGAGGACGGCGTCGGCCTCCTCTTCTTCCCCCACGGAGAGCAGGGCTTCGATCAAGGTCACGCGGATGCCCTCTTCCCATTCCTCGACGGGCATCGAGGCGAGTCGCGCGTTCGCGTCGCGAGCGGTCTCGACCGCGGCGTCGACCACGCGCCGAGCGAGCTGGACACGCGAGAGCGCGAAGAGCGCGAGGACCTGGAGGGCCGGCTGCGCGCGGGTCTCCTCGATCGCCCAGCGGGCGAGGCTGAGCGCGGTGGAGAGATCGCCGGGACCGCCGCGCCAGACGAGGAAGATGGTCTCGTAGATACGCGTGTTCACCCGCAGGCGCGCGGCGTTCGTCTCGTCGGCGATGCGGGCGGCCTGGCGCTGGTGATCGATGCCGAGATCGAGGTTGCCGAGGCGCGCGTAGCTCATGCCGAGGTTGTGCAGCGCGAAGGCCTCGAGGATCCGCATGCGGCGCGCGCGGGCGTCGAAGAGGGCGCGCTCGAGCATCGACTGCGCCTCCTCGAACATGCCGAGGTGGTTCAGCGCCGAGCCCACGTTCAGGCGGCCGCGCGTGGCGAAGGCGATGTCGCCGATGCTCTCAGCGACCTCGATCAACGAGGCGCCCGTGGTGACGACCTCGGACGGGTCGTTCATGTGGGCGATCGCGAAGAGCCGGGCGTCGAGGGCGCGCACGAGCGCCTCACTCGCGCCGGAGGCGCGCGCGGCTTCGACGGCGTCGTTCGCCACGCGCATGGCCTCGCCGGGCTGCAGGCGATCGACGAGGCCGCGGACGCGCACCGCGAGCAGGCTCGCGCGGATCGGCGGCGAGAGCGTGTTCGCGTAGGGCGGCGTCAAGGCCCTCGCGGCGCGATCGTCACCCTCGGCGGCGCGGCCCGACTCGATGAGCGCGGCCGCGGCGAGCCGCTGCGCCTCGCCCCACATGTCCGAGCCGCCGTGGGCGAGCTGTGCGGCTTCCTCCGCGGCGGCGATGCCGTCGAGCAGCCGGCCCATGAAGATCGAGAACTGCGCCCGCGCGACGAGGAGCTGCACGCGCACGTCGCCGGTCGCGCCGCAGGCGAGGCCGCGGTTCGCGAGATCGAGGGCCGTCTCGAGCTGCGCGCCGTTCGTGTAGGCCTGCTTCGTGGCGCGCGCGTAGAGCCGCGCCGCGCGCTCGTGCGCGCCGCCCGCGTCGGCGTGCCGGGCGATGAGGCCCGCGTCGACGTCGCCCACGGACTCGAGCCAGTTGCCCGCGGCGAGGTGGAGCGCGGCCCGATCCTCGTCGAGGATCGCCTCGTACGCGGCGTCGCGCACGAGGGCCTGGCGGAAGATCCACTCGTCCTCGCCGGCGATCCGCGACTCCGGCTGGCGGGCCACGATCTCCGCCGCGAAGAGCTCCGAGAGCTCGAGGCCCACGGTCCTGCCGACGATCGCGGTCACGCCGCCGGTCCAGAACGACTGGCCGAAGACGGAGGCCGCGCGCAGGACCTCACGAACCTTGGAGGACATACGATCCAGGCGGAGCTGCACCACCGCCTGCACCGTGAGGGGCAGCTCGTTCCGGCCCTCGGCGGCGCAGCGGACGAGCTCTTCGAGGAAGAGCGCGTTGCCGTCGGCGCGCTTGACGAGGTTCGCCCGCGTGGCGGCGTCCATGCCCGGCAGGGCCGCGGAGACCAGGCGATCGGCCGCGAGCGGGGAGAGCGGCGCGAGCCAGACGCGCGTGATGTTGCGGCGATCCCAGAGCACGCGGAGCCGCGAGGCGAGCTCCGTGCGGCCGAACGCGAAGACGGCGAAGCGGAGCTCCGCGCAGCCGAGCAGCCAGTCGACCATCTCGAGCGTGGTGTCGTCGGCCCAGTGCACGTCCTCGAGCACGAGCACCTGCGGCGCGCGATCCGCCTCCGCGCGGAAGTACGCTTCGAGCGCCATGCGCAGGCGCGACTGCATCAGCTCGGCGCTCGCGCGCGCGGCCCGGAGCGGCTCGTCGTCGTGATCGGGGAACGTCACGCCGACGATCTCCCCGAGGAACCCGGCCACGAAGCGTTGCCCCGGCGGCAGGCGCGTGGCCACGTGCCTCCGCACCTTCAGCACCTGCTCGGCGTGCGCCTCGCCGTCCTGTAGGCCCATCACGGCGCGGAGCGCGCGGCCGAGCGCGGACAGGCTCGACGCCTGGCTGATCGAGTCGCCGCGGCAGATCAGGAGCTCGGGCCGCACGGGCGCGACCTCGAGGCGCTGCACGAGCTCGCTCCGGACCCGGCTCTTGCCGATGCCCACGGGGCCGAGGACGAGCGCGCCGCGCGGCGTCGCGTCCTCCAGGAGCTCGCCGTAGATCCCCTGCAGCAGCGCGATCTCCTTCTCGCGACCCACCGTCGGCGTGGGCCGGCCGAGGAGCTGGCGCGCGACGAACCCGCTCGTGTCCTCGCGCAAGAGCATGCCGCCGCGCCCGTCGGTTTGCAGGATGAACCGGCCTTCGAGCGCGCTCGCGGCGTGGGTGTCGACGCGGACCGTGCCCGGGCTCGCGAGCTCGATCTGCCCCACGGCGCGCTCGAGCGCCTGGCCCGCGAGGTTCGCGCGGCCGCGGATCGCGAGGCCGATCGCCACGGCCGCGCGCGCCGTCGGCAGCGCCTGCGTCACGACGAGCGCGGCGCGGGCGGCGCGCATGACCTCGTCGCCGCGCGAGTGCTCGACGCCGAGCACGGCCACCATCTGCTGATCGAGCAGCGGCTCGAGGCGCGTATCGTCGCCGAGCACGGCGCGCAGCTTTTGATCCACGTCGGCGCCGAGGCGCGCGCCGGCGAGGTTGAAGAGCACGGACGCGACGACGCGGCGCTCGGCCGATCCGGGCCGCGACACGGGCGCGGGCGGCGCGCCGGCGTCGGTGATCGTGATCGGCTTGTGGCCGGGGACCGCGCGGACCGCCGAGGCGCTGCTGCGATCGGTCGCGGGTGGATCGTTGTTGAGCTGGCCGACGCGCGCGAGGGCGCGGGCGAGCTCGCCGCTGTTCTCGAAGCGGTTCTCGCGGCTCCGCGCGGTCGAGCGCAGGATCACCTCGGCGAGCGCCTCGGGCACGTCGAAGCGGATGCTCTGCGGGTTCGGCGGGTCCTCCAGCACGAGCCTGCCGAGCAGCGCGATCACGTGCTCGGTCTCGAAGATGTTGCGGCCCGTGACGAGGCGGAAGAGCACGGCGCCGAGCGAGTAGACGTCGGCGCGCTCGTCGATGAGCTCACCGCGGGCCTGCTCGGGGGCCATGAAATGTGGCGTGCCGATGATCGTCCCGCGCTCGGTCTGGTACTCGTCGGGCACCGGCGGCTTGACCACGCCGAAATCGATGAGCTTGATGGCCGTGCCTTTGCCGCGGACGAGGAAGATGTTCGAGAGCTTGAGATCGCGGTGCACCACGTTCCGCGCGTGGATCGCGGCCATCGCCGCGGCCGACCGCCGCACGACCTCCACGGCGTCGCGCATCCCGAGCGGCGCGCGCCTTTGCCGCTGGCCGAGGTCCTCGCCGTCGAGCCATTCCATCGCGAAGAACAGCCGCCCGTCGCTCCACGTCCCGTGCGTGACGTACTGCACGATGTTCGGGTGACGCAGGTCCGCGAGAATCGCGATCTCGCGCATGAAGCGCACGCGCTCCTGCGGCGTCGCGCTGTCGCGCAGGATCTTCAGCGCGACCTCCTGTCCCGTGAGCTGGTCGGTCGCCTTGTAAATGTCCCCCATGCCGCCGCTGCCCGCGCGACCTTCGATGAGGAACCGGTCCGACGCCTGACTGAACTCCGGGACCACTGAGCGTACAGGCTACGCGAGGTCCAGCGCGGCTGGGTAGATTTCGGGACCAAAATCGGGCCGGCCCCTTGGAAAAAATTTCGCCCTCGTGTGCCTCGCTCGGGCCTTCCCGCCTCGGCGGCCTCGTGCCATGGCGCGGCGAGAGCATGGCCGAGCCCCTCAAGTTATTCTTCGACGAACGCCTCGTGCGCCGCATCGCCACCTCGATCCAGGCCGCCTGGCCCGATTTTCCAGCGCGAGCGTTCATCGCCGAGGCGTCGACCGGGCTCGACGACAAGGAGCTCAAGGACCGCGGGCGCCACATCGCCGGGGCGCTCGGCCGCGCCTTGCCGGCCGACTTCGAGCGCGCGGTCGACGTCCTGCTTCGTTCGCTCGAGACGCCCGCGTCGCGCGACGAGGGCGCGATGTCGGCCTTCTTCTACCTCCCGCACCTGGAGTACGTGGCCACGCGCGGCCTCGATCACTTCGAGGCCTCGATGCGGGCGCAGCACGCGTTCACCCAGCGTTTCACGGCCGAGTTTTCCATCCGCTTCTTCCTCCTCCGCGAGCCCGAGCGCACGCTCGCGCGGCTCCGGGCCTGGGCGACCGACCCGAGCGTCCATGTGCGCCGCCTCGTCTCCGAGGGCACGCGACCCCGTTTGCCCTGGGCGCAACGTTTACCTGCGTTCGTCGAGGATCCCACGCCCGTGCTCGACCTGCTCGAGCTCCTGAAGGACGATCCCGAGCCGTACGTCCAGCGGAGCGTGGCGAACAACCTCAATGACATCACCAAGGATCATCCGGATCGGGTCGTCGAGTTGTGCCGCCGCTGGAGCGAGGGCGGGGGCCCTGGGCGCGCGTGGATCGTGCGGCACGCGCTTCGCTGGCTCGTCAAGCGCGGGCATCCGGGGGCGCTCTCGTTTTTCGGCGCCTCGGCCGCGCCCGAGGTCGTGCTCGAGCGCGCGAGCGTCACGCCCGGGAAGGTCCCCCTCGGCGCGGAGGCGCGTTTCTCGTGCGAGCTCGCCTCGCGCGCAGATGCGCCACAGAAGCTCGTCGTCGACGCCGTCGTTCATTATCCCGGCGCAAATGGAAAGGCCCGCCCCAAGGTCTTCAAGCTGCGCAAGATCGAGCTCTTACCCGCGGGGCGGGAGCGGATCGAGGGCCGGGTGAAGCTCGTCGATTTGACGACGCGCCGCCATTACCCGGGCGAGCACCGGATCGAGCTCCGGATCAACGGCGTGGATTTTCCGCTCGGCGGCTTCGAGGCTACTGCATCGAACGGTAAAGGAACGTCGCCATCTGGGCGCGCGTCACCTTCGCGTCCGGGCAATAAAGCTGCTTCGCCACGTCGCAGCCGGACGTGATCCCGGCGGCGGCGAGCGCGTTGATCGCGCCCTCGAACTGCGAGGTCTCGTCGTCCACGAAGGCGTCGACCGACGAGGCGGGCAGCGCGAAGGCCTTCGTCAGGAATGCGGCCATCTGCCCGCGCGTGATGTCGTCGCTCGGGCAGAACCGCGTCCCGTCCGCGCTGCAGCCCGACGTGATACCGGCCGCGGCGACGGCGTTGATCGAGGCCTCGAAGATCGATCCGTCGTCGTCCGTGAACTTGTCGGGCCCCGGCGGCAATTGCAGCGCGCGGGCCAGGAAATCGGCCATCTGCCCGCGCGTCACGTTCGCGTCCGGGCAGAAGAGCTTTTTGGTCGCGTCGCAGCCCTTCGTCAGCCCCGCCTCGGCGAGCCATTCGATCGCCGTGCGGTGCGTCGATCCGCACACGTCCACGAAGACCGCGTCGCAGACCGGCCCTGGCCCGTCGTACCCGAGCGTCTTCGCGTAGCCGCCCCACACCTTCCAGAAGAGGTAATTCCCGAATGGCGGGTTGTTGCCGCCGGAGGCCTTGTCGCCCACCCACGGCGTGTACGTGTACAGCACCGCGGCGGCCTTCCCTTTGGGCGTGATCGTGTATCCGTCGAGCGTCTTCTTCCCCGCGCCCACCTTCCATCCGGCGATCGTCGTGCTGCCCGCCGCGAGGTCGTCGAGGTAACCCCGCGTGAGTTTTCCCGCGCAATCGAGCTGCTTGTCGAACCCCACGTACGCCGGGTTGCACGGCGCGTTGTCGGGGCAGCCGCAGCCGAACGCCTTGTCGAGGCGGCTCTTCGGGCACGTCGCCGAGGTGTTGCCGATGAGGGAGGACTCCTTTTGCAGGTGCGTCAGGACGAACAGCGGGTTCAGGCCATATTTCACGCTCGTCTCCGCGATCACGGTCCCCGCGGTTTTCCCGCCGAACGTCATGCGCGAGAGGCACGAGCCGCTGCTGTGCAGGTGCGGGTAGGGCTTCTTCAGGAATGCGTCGACCTCGGCGGCGGTGAACGCCTGCGGGTCGAGCATCTCCGCGTCGGGGATGATCGCGTGGCGATCGAAATCACCGAGCGCGAAGTCCTCCATCATCGGGTTTTCGTCGTCGAGGGCCCCTTCGTCGCCGGGCTCGGCGATACATCCGGCGCCGAGGAGAAAGGCGAGGGGCGCGATGAGGGAGGCGAAACCAAGGATTCTTCGGTGCATGCCCGCACGATAGCAATGGCCGGGCCACCACGTCGACCTCCGATTCGAGCCAAAACTCGACGGCTCCGGCAGACGATAGGGTGGATCGATATGGATCCAGGTTGGCCGGCGATCCACCCGCCATTTCAGTGACGGTCGACGTCGTGTTCCAGGAGCGTCCTTACGAGTCTGGCGAACAACACGGGGCGCTTGCGTGTTCATGCCCCGAGCCGGTTTCGGACGTGAATGTCGAGGACGTGATGGTGGCGGCGGGGAGGGGGTGGTGGTATCTTCGCCTCGATGTCTTTCATCCTCAAGTCCACGCCACCACCGGCTCCGGCGAGCAGCGGCCGCGCCTCGGTGGCTCCCCCGGCGGGGGGCTTGTCGTCGCCGCGCGACACGGGCCGCCTCTCCGCGCTTTCGGGGGGTCAAGGTGTACTCGAGGGGGGGGTTCTCGATCTGTCGCGATGGCCACTCGTGGTCCTCGTCAACCATCCACGCGCGAACGAGGCACAAACCGAGCTGTTCGTGAAGAACCTCGCCCAGGTCCTGCGGAGCCGGGGGGGCAAGTTCGCGCTTTTATGCGATTATCGTGGGACGAAGGAGCTCACGCCGAAGCAACGCAAGACGCTGGCGGATCACCTCGCGCAGAACATCGAGCTGTATCGTCGCTGCGCGGGCTGCGCGTTCGTCGCCGACGCGGCCTTCCCCAAAGGCGCGCTCACCGCGATCTTCTGGATGGCGACGCCCCCTTATCCGTACCGCGTGTTCCCCGACGTCGAGTCGGCCGAACGCTGGGCGCTCGGCAGCCTGGGGTGACGCTCCCCGTCTCCCCGTAATCCCCGTAAAACGAAGGCTCGACTGCTTTCCCGTTGTCCTCGGGTCGACGTCGTGCGAGCGTCCGTCGCATGGGTCTACCCTCGCACTGGTGGAAGGATCGAAGACCTTTCCTTGACGGGCTCTTCGTGGAGACCGCGAGGGATTCGGGGCAGCCCGGCGAGACGGGCTGGGTGTGGCTGAGCGAGCACGAGAGTCGCGAGGCGGCGGCGCGGATCCGCGGCGCGTCGGACGAGGACGCGCCGCTCGCGGCGTGGATCCCGCAGGAAGCGCACGAGGCTTGCCATACCATGCTCGAGGGCGTCGTCCCGCTCGCGACGCGGGGTGATCTGCGCGGCGATCGCTGGATGCGCAAGCTCCACGCCCCGACGCTTTTTGGGGATCCGGCGCGGCCCGATCAGGTCTGGATCGCGCTCGACCAGCACATGCCTCCGCCTTTGTGGATCCCCGCGGGGACGACCGCGGCTTCGCTCGCCGAGGCGTATGCGCCTTATGTGTGGCCCGAGACGCAGGATCCTTTGCCGGCGGTGGTCCGTTTGCCCCGGAGCGTCCGGATCTTCCTCGGGTCGGAGCGGGAGATGGGCGCCGATTTCGAGACCATCGTGCGCTTCTTCCAGGGCCTCCCCTGCACCGACAGCCTGCCCTGGGGGACGCGGTTCGTCGAGGATCCGTGGCCGGATCACCCCGTGGGGATCGCGCTCGTCAGCGCGGGTTATCACATGGCCGACAACATACAGCAGGCCGACGGCGCCGTGCCGAGCATCACGATGCGGTCGCGCCGCCTCGGCGCCGCGATCACCGTCTCCTCGATGGAGACGTTTTGCGTGCTCGAGGTCCGTTATGCCCCCGTGTCGCACGCGAGCATCCTGCCATTGCTCGAAGAGCTCTTGCCTGGTTTG of the Polyangium spumosum genome contains:
- a CDS encoding OmpH family outer membrane protein — encoded protein: MGTRRSSWLSGLRAPVLAAALVAGASGFLAAEGAAAAQSKIAVIDVRRAMLETEEGLRVQATLKKLFDSRQVELDAKQQKLQVEKESLEKDAQNKKVPQEQLQRRFETLQKQAAELQAIAMEYQREMQRKETEMTTPIYQRIIGIVRRIAAQDGYEIILEKASVPYMRADLEITDRAIQMYNSGQGGDAGAKPPPATGKPAAAGKPAAPAPKKK
- a CDS encoding serine/threonine-protein kinase PknK; translated protein: MVPEFSQASDRFLIEGRAGSGGMGDIYKATDQLTGQEVALKILRDSATPQERVRFMREIAILADLRHPNIVQYVTHGTWSDGRLFFAMEWLDGEDLGQRQRRAPLGMRDAVEVVRRSAAAMAAIHARNVVHRDLKLSNIFLVRGKGTAIKLIDFGVVKPPVPDEYQTERGTIIGTPHFMAPEQARGELIDERADVYSLGAVLFRLVTGRNIFETEHVIALLGRLVLEDPPNPQSIRFDVPEALAEVILRSTARSRENRFENSGELARALARVGQLNNDPPATDRSSASAVRAVPGHKPITITDAGAPPAPVSRPGSAERRVVASVLFNLAGARLGADVDQKLRAVLGDDTRLEPLLDQQMVAVLGVEHSRGDEVMRAARAALVVTQALPTARAAVAIGLAIRGRANLAGQALERAVGQIELASPGTVRVDTHAASALEGRFILQTDGRGGMLLREDTSGFVARQLLGRPTPTVGREKEIALLQGIYGELLEDATPRGALVLGPVGIGKSRVRSELVQRLEVAPVRPELLICRGDSISQASSLSALGRALRAVMGLQDGEAHAEQVLKVRRHVATRLPPGQRFVAGFLGEIVGVTFPDHDDEPLRAARASAELMQSRLRMALEAYFRAEADRAPQVLVLEDVHWADDTTLEMVDWLLGCAELRFAVFAFGRTELASRLRVLWDRRNITRVWLAPLSPLAADRLVSAALPGMDAATRANLVKRADGNALFLEELVRCAAEGRNELPLTVQAVVQLRLDRMSSKVREVLRAASVFGQSFWTGGVTAIVGRTVGLELSELFAAEIVARQPESRIAGEDEWIFRQALVRDAAYEAILDEDRAALHLAAGNWLESVGDVDAGLIARHADAGGAHERAARLYARATKQAYTNGAQLETALDLANRGLACGATGDVRVQLLVARAQFSIFMGRLLDGIAAAEEAAQLAHGGSDMWGEAQRLAAAALIESGRAAEGDDRAARALTPPYANTLSPPIRASLLAVRVRGLVDRLQPGEAMRVANDAVEAARASGASEALVRALDARLFAIAHMNDPSEVVTTGASLIEVAESIGDIAFATRGRLNVGSALNHLGMFEEAQSMLERALFDARARRMRILEAFALHNLGMSYARLGNLDLGIDHQRQAARIADETNAARLRVNTRIYETIFLVWRGGPGDLSTALSLARWAIEETRAQPALQVLALFALSRVQLARRVVDAAVETARDANARLASMPVEEWEEGIRVTLIEALLSVGEEEEADAVLDAAFTALTERVRTIRMPHHREAFVRRNEEVYRIVQYAYHRRGRYFQPGT
- a CDS encoding DNA alkylation repair protein, with product MAEPLKLFFDERLVRRIATSIQAAWPDFPARAFIAEASTGLDDKELKDRGRHIAGALGRALPADFERAVDVLLRSLETPASRDEGAMSAFFYLPHLEYVATRGLDHFEASMRAQHAFTQRFTAEFSIRFFLLREPERTLARLRAWATDPSVHVRRLVSEGTRPRLPWAQRLPAFVEDPTPVLDLLELLKDDPEPYVQRSVANNLNDITKDHPDRVVELCRRWSEGGGPGRAWIVRHALRWLVKRGHPGALSFFGASAAPEVVLERASVTPGKVPLGAEARFSCELASRADAPQKLVVDAVVHYPGANGKARPKVFKLRKIELLPAGRERIEGRVKLVDLTTRRHYPGEHRIELRINGVDFPLGGFEATASNGKGTSPSGRASPSRPGNKAASPRRSRT
- a CDS encoding S-layer homology domain-containing protein, whose protein sequence is MHRRILGFASLIAPLAFLLGAGCIAEPGDEGALDDENPMMEDFALGDFDRHAIIPDAEMLDPQAFTAAEVDAFLKKPYPHLHSSGSCLSRMTFGGKTAGTVIAETSVKYGLNPLFVLTHLQKESSLIGNTSATCPKSRLDKAFGCGCPDNAPCNPAYVGFDKQLDCAGKLTRGYLDDLAAGSTTIAGWKVGAGKKTLDGYTITPKGKAAAVLYTYTPWVGDKASGGNNPPFGNYLFWKVWGGYAKTLGYDGPGPVCDAVFVDVCGSTHRTAIEWLAEAGLTKGCDATKKLFCPDANVTRGQMADFLARALQLPPGPDKFTDDDGSIFEASINAVAAAGITSGCSADGTRFCPSDDITRGQMAAFLTKAFALPASSVDAFVDDETSQFEGAINALAAAGITSGCDVAKQLYCPDAKVTRAQMATFLYRSMQ